In Phoenix dactylifera cultivar Barhee BC4 chromosome 1, palm_55x_up_171113_PBpolish2nd_filt_p, whole genome shotgun sequence, the genomic stretch GGAGTACCTGGATAAAATATCAACAAAATTCAGAATCGAAGCAAGAAATAATAAGGTCAGTCACAGCATAAGGaaaattagaagaaatatcCCATGTCCTATGCATTTAAGAGTTCAAGTAAATCAAATGATACAGGCattcataaaagaaaaggatcaaTTAACTGCTGTTATTTAAGTATAGAATTgttgtttgaaaaaaaaaaataagtctagaataatttcattaaaaaatcCAAGCAGAAAAATTAGTGACTAAGTCTAGGAATATTTCCTAAAATAAAATGTATGGAAGCAAAACAAAAGTTTAACTATCAACACTTGGGAACCAAATGGGAGAAATGTTGAAAGCATGAAGATAGAGGAGAAAAGGGACATGCTAGAATAAGGAAAAGTAATGTTATTTATTTAGAATAATCTCTCAagtaaagaagagagaagatacAATAAGAAATCTTTAGAGGCAAGTAATTACTCTTTGAATTGTTCAAGTTATAGGACAATGGCATGGGCACCATCCCAAAGCAATCTTGCTCTGAACCAGTAGCACAAATCAGAGGATTTCCAACAATGCTGCAGAAAATTTTACAATAGAATAAGTTTCGAGTTCCACTTTTCCTATATCTGTagtaagaaaaagataaataagaAATATTGACACAATACACCACCATAATATTTACTAATAAACATAGTTGCCAGCCCTAGTGCAAAGAAAGGGCCACTTTATATGGTTTGCAAACATTTGGATGTATACCAATTAGATTGGCATTTAATAATATGTTTTGAAATCAATCCACAAAAAATGTTAGGTATCTGAATTTAATGGCCTAATTAATTAATGATGCATTGGCTACACAGTACTGGCACAGTTTCTTGGTCAACTACAATGAACAAGTGTACCAATATTCAAATTAATAACATGCAGAGAAATCAGAAAGGTAAAGACCAGTAGCCTTACTTGAACGTTCTTGCTGGAAATCTAGGGATAGGACCATTCAAATAATTATAAGATAAGTCCCTGAAGCATAAAAGCCAAAATCTCTTCTCCAGTTATCAACCTTCTTCAAAGACAGAAATTAGGTTTCTATGCAACAAGTAAAACCTTGTCAGACTTACAGAAAAGCTAGCTCCGTGAGGTTAGCCAAAGACAGAGGTAATGCTCCAGAAAGGCTGTTATTGTTAAGTCTCCTGATCTCAATCAAATGATTGAACACATATGAAAACCTTGGTATGATTTAAATACAGAGTAATTTCATGAAAGTTCTATTGCGGCACTGTCTACTTACAGGTACTGAAGGCTTTCCAGTTGGCCTATAGAGGTGGGAATTCCACCAGTGAAGTAGTTGTTGGAGAGGTCGAGTGTTTTAAGCTTTGAGAGCTTCCCAATCTCTGGGGGAATTGGTCCTGATATGTTGTTGTTTTGCAAGagcctaaaaaagaaaaaggaaaaagcaaACCACCAACCAGTGAGACAAAACACAATTCAGAGAGGGACAGAAAAgcagaagagaggagaagaggcaaTCATATATCAGGGGTGAGAACTTACACAGTCTCAAGGTTTGTCAAATTCCCTATACTTGAAGATAGTGTACCAGATAAGTTTTGGCTGGGAATTCCTCTGCAAATGATGACCTCAAAACAAGTTCATATTACTCCTTACCTCTTAACTTTCAGAAGTTGTACTCCCAAGTACAAaacatttatttctttcttatgTCAAGTTGCCAATATAAGGCACATGAAAGCAAGGAACAGATGATGAGTTTGGAGTTGTAGAACTTACAGACTAATGACTAGATTTTCTGGTGAGCATGTAACCATAGCCCAGCTGCATGGATCCACAGAGTCCCTATCCCAGTTCTCAAGAACACTGTGGGGATCCTTCAGAGAGGCTTTGATACCCATCAAAGCTTGCACTGAAACAACAAAAGCCACATATCAGAAGTAGCCCATTTTTCTTCACCTCTTTGGAGAAAAGGAGTTGGagagaacagagaaaaaaaaagccatGAAATATGTCAAGACTACCTTCAAAGTTAACACCTTTAGGGGAGAGAAGACCAGCTGCAGAAGCCAAGGTCCAAAGAAACACCATAAGAAAGAGCCCATTTTTCCTATGATTTGCTCCCATTGAACCAATAAGCTCCCAACAGTGGGCGTGCATATGGGAAGCACAAGCTATGGGTGGTTTGGGCCTTTGAGGGCTCAACAGAGATGGTCAAATGGAGTCAGGGGATCAAATCATTAATGGGTGCTCTGTTTCATCGCCACCTCTGGGTTCTTAGCCTGGCCATTCTGTTCAGAAGCAGCTTGCAGCCTTGCTTTCTCATGCCCCTCTTGGATGTCAGTAGCGATGACAGAGCCCAGAAGACTGGGGCAAGCAGggagaaaagagagggagggaacaACCATGCCTGCCACCTGAATACCTGATGTGGCCTGAATTAGGAAAGGGGGATTGGAAAAATCCAAAAACCTAAGCTTTTTGGGGGGGAATAGATTAGAGCTTCATTAATTATGGACAGAAAATTCCACGGTGGGGCAGTTGGGACACTTGCTTTGGAAGTGTGCAGAGGAAAAAATatgtttaccaaaaaaaattaaaaatatacatgcatagAAGACCAAAAACTCTTCAATAAAAGGTGTTAATGggaattcttttaaaaaaattgtccCCACCCCATGAGAATAAGTTTatgtatagtttcaaaaattattattattttgactcATTGTTTTcatgaataattattttaaatataaaataacttTTATTATCATACTTTTAAAAacttatattaaaaatatagcaCTTTTCAATATAaaccaaattttatatttttgatggaAAGTAGCATAAAAAGATAAAAGTATCAAATCATATTTGGAGAGAGAATCTATAAATATTGGATCAGGTGTGATTTTGTTgaaaattacatatatgataagtcATCATTACAATGATGtatagaaaaaaattaattttaaaaatagacAGTAAGAGAGAAAATCTTTGGCATCATGGAAGATGACAAAAATAAGAAGACAATATTGAAGCAACTAAAAACTTCAAAAAGAGATAAGAAGCGGCTACATaaagggtagttctatatacacccccgcTATTGCTCaggaaaaaatacccaaactaacctttagtgtaattaccatattgcccttgaaattttctcagtacaccccccccttcctccttcctcctcctccccatcccccacctcccccccctcctcccctccacctccccgtcctcccctccacctccccctccacctccccgtcctcctcctccgcctccccccttctcctccgccacctcctcctcctccccatcccccacctctccgtcctccttccttctcctccccatccccacctcccccccctcctcccctccacctccccgtcctcctcctccgcctcccccctcctcctccgccacctctcactcctcttcccccacctccccgtcctccttcctcctcctccccatcccccacctcccccccctcctcccctccacctccccgtcctcctcctccgcctcccccctcctcctccgccacctctcactcctcttcccccacctccccgtcctccttcctcctcctccccatcccccacctccccctccgcctccccccgcctctccgtcctcctcctccgcctcccccctcctcctccgccggcgaggtgctcgttgctcggaagggagaagccggcgggtgttttggaggggaagagcggggtgggggggtttggggggtgtagagagcaatttaggtgagggggtgggaagggtggggggtaatttaggaatttttaattttttaggggtgtccttagcaaatgggggggtgtagagagtatttaatttttttttaatttttggggggtgtcctgagcaatagggggggtgtatatagaaccacccctacATAAAACATGGAAGAAAAACTTGTGATGGTGTTCAAAAGGACAAAAATGTCCATTGGCCTTTCAGAGGCCATGTAGCAAGCAGGGGACCCTATTGATTTCCCTAGGGACCATAACCATCTTCCATCCTGGGGGCACCATTGGTTCAAGAAGCCTTTAAGACAAAAATTTGCAGTTGGTATTGGATCATGACAGCATGATCAATGCCTTTCTTTGAGCTGGAACAATTTAAAGACAAATACATGCTTGTGTGGTGCCATCTGATGGATGTGGCTTACTGTTTAAAATTGAGGACTGTGGGAGGAAGCAAGTCAATTCATTGGTTGCTAGAAGAAGCATGCAATTGGAACAAAGATGATTGCCTAAGGCTCTTTGGCCCAAGAAGCCTGATgcaactcctaaggaagcattgCCTCAGAACTCAACTTTAATTAGGTGATTGGTGATTCTAATCTACATGCCAAGGTTTCAATGATAACCTAGCTCTACCAAAACTATCATTAACCATTATAACAATTACAACActtgtttttttcttcatttcaaaaaaaaaaaatagttgttattttttcaaattgcctattttatattatttgagaaTAACATCTCATAATTAGATAATTTGTTATTTGTAGTTAAACTGCAAAATAGTAGTGAtaggttaaaaaaaataacatcaTTGTTTGTGAATTTCATTATTGATTGAACAAaatctaataaattaaaaatatttaataaaatgctTTAGTATTAAATAGTTAACAATATTTTAGGTAGTATTAAGGTAAATATTACTTTGTATTGAATGCAAAGATCGGCTATGGTTAATGATATGGCCCAGATTCATCATCTTAATCTTATCTGACAACTCAGCTCGCCAACCAAATGACGATAAATATTTAGCAAAATCAACGGCCAATTAAATCTCTAAACAATCAGTATGATTGGTTACAGCTCGGTGTGATCTCAATGCATCCAAAAAATATATCATGATCGACCTACAGATAAGAAATGCGTTCGATCACAGCACATCTAAAAAAGAATATTCTATGATCAATGGATATGAAAAAAGCTCAACTGCTTATGTGCAAATCATTTGATCTTAATCACATAGATTtgcattctcttttttttaaatacgaAGCACTGGGGACCCTCAAAGTATAGAGTAAAATTGGAATATAATAttctcatatttttctttttttattttttttactttttcttgaACTTCTGTTTGACATAAACATCGAGAATTCCAGCCGGACCTATACAAACgattctttaattattttttatggtTGCAGAACTACTCCGGCGTCATTGTACGCTCCTTCAGCTCAACTGAACCGGCATATCCATCGTACCTTAATTCTTAATTGAAAAAAAGTGTAAGCATGATAAAAGTGCAAGAGAGAAGAGTTGGCAAAATCAATAAAAGAAGCCATGAGTTGTAAAGCAAAGGCAAGAGGGggagtaaataaaaaaaatggtagGCCGTAGGGTTGCATGGCCCCATGGTTATGCTTGGTTATCCCAGCGAGAATCCAACATCCCATAAGTTTGGCCACTCGTTGGTCCTCCTTTTGTTTAGCGGGCCAAGGAGCGTGGTTGGAACCTCGAGATACGTGCTTGCATGTCTTAGTTGGATCGTCCTTTCtgttttccttctttttatcATATTAAAAGCATTACATATACAGCAGAAGAGAAGAATAGTATCACGTCCGCATGAGTTACATTACGTGGGGCCGTGGCTGCTTTTTGGATTCACCCACACTCCCACGTCCTGCCCGGCTGCACAACTTAGCAGGTTGTGAAAACAAATCAGGAAGAAAAGCAAAAGCAAGCTgaacttttatatatatatatatatatatatatatatatatatacacataccgACTTTTCACACTAAACAAATATAATTACaaccaataaaattagaaaaaaaaaaaagctaactaAATAAGTAGAAATATCTGTTTGGTTTATCCAAAGAAAATCTTCAAAGTCATGCGCTGTGTAGGAGGCTATCCAGTCAGCGGTTGTATTTGTTTTCTGATAAACATGTGTAGCCCTAAAAGTGTTATAATCCTCGGTCATTCTCTGTATGTTTTGGAATAGAGACGGCTcaaaagcaaaagttgcatctcTTCTACCGAAAAGAAAAAACTCCCCTTGGAGACCTCAATTTTAGGGTGTAGCTTGGTCTGGGTTCACCTAGTCCTATCCCAACCCTACCCAAATTTTGAACTGGGTTGGAAGTATTAAAATGGAATTTTGAATTGGGTTGGAGTTATTGAAAATTAATATGCTTCCGAGTTGAGCAATTCGAACCGGTCTCAATGCACGTAGATGATTAGATGATCTGGTTCAAGCATAACCTGCATTTGCATAAGCAGCCCCCAACCCAATTGAATCTAGACTTATCTAAATAGTAATGGAAGTTTATGGCCAAAGTCAATAACATACCGCTTGAATTGACATGAGCAAGACCGGCTGTTGCTTTTGGATAAAACATAGGTATTTAGCCATAAAAGGCTTGAATAATTcgaattcattttaaacaaaTTAGACTTGGCTTTACATCCAAGGTGATCTAGCCTATCCAACTTGCAATCTTCTCTCTATTATATAATACATATGTATTCTAATAAAATTGTATAACTTATTATTTTGTATGCATTCAACTTGATTAGATAATGCATAACATACGCAAGGCTATTATTCGACATTATAGCTGCTATTCACAAAATAAACATTTCTATGTAATGGAAAGATTAGGGATCACCTACCAGTCACTATTCAATTCTAGTTCAGTATGGAAGCAGATGATTAGTTGAGCAGTATGCAAAATTTCACTAAGATTACTAACCTGCCTGTGTATCAGACCAATCCCTGATTGCCTTATCAGCTAGGTGTTGTATGCATGTGTGACTTATATTCTCAAAAGACTTAGTGAACAAGCAATTGACTTTATGGGTAAATAATTGGTAGCTACAAATATGCTCATTAAGAGAATGAGAGATATACATAAAGTGGCAAGGGTGAGAGTGTATTCTTTAGGTTGAGAGAGGGGTGTACGAGGATTCTTAGGATTTGGTTTTGGGGATAAAAACTCAATTGCTATATTCTTGTACTACTTATTCTCTCATAATGAATAATAGGTTTATTCTCTCCATGGACGGAGGCAGGATTTTGTTGCAGAACTGCATAAATATTGTGTATTCACTTGtattattttatcttttatttattttttacaaTTAAATTCAAGTATGCTTAGTTTCTTTATAAAATCTTGGTATTAGTTTGCTTCCGTGTTTTTCTATCATGCCCAACAAAGTGATTTTGGAGTTACAAGATTTACTTTTTGATTGCGCACCATAATGGtgatatcaatcatcaatactTTGTTGAGCAATTTAATAACGGAAAAGATAGTTCACTCCTCATGAGAGAAGGGTGAAAGACATCTGAGGCAGTCAGAGTGGTGGCAGTCAGAGCTTTATTGCATGCTTCAGAGTTCACCACTGCTGCTGAGATTTCACCCTCTGGCCTGGTCAGGGACATCTGGGCCCCCCTCTTGCTCTTGTAGCGCCCGGGTTTGTGTGCGTATCTTGGGTGCCCCCATCCCCTGGCTTCCTGAAGGTGAATTTTAATGGCAGTGTGGCGGACGATAGGAGATGTGGAGGTGCAGCTTTTGTCATCAGAGATCATGAGTCCAGAGTAGTGGCGGCAGGAGGTCAGCAGATCTTCAATACCTCGGTGGTGTGTGCTGAGCTCAGAGCGGCCTGGGAGGGCATCTCCTTTGCCCATCGGACCTTGGGTGCAGATTGGCTTATTCTCGAGGGCGACTTGGCTACGGTGATCGACTGGATCCGGGGCCGGGGGCGTGCTGGGGAGGGTAGGCCACTGCTCCTCGATATTCGTAAACTGTTGCAGGTGTGTGTTGCCCATCAAGCCACACATACCTACAGAGAAGCGAATGGAGCAgctgattgggttgcctcctatgCAGCATACCACTCTGGTGGTTTTGTGTAGTTGGGGGGTGACAGATTGCCGGTTTCTTTTTCTGCTTTGTtgctttctgatttttttggtCGTGTCCACACCCGTAGGGTGTAAActaccgttgtaccaaaaaaaaaaagggtgaaaGACATCCTTGCTCAATAACACTTGCATTGAAGAGGAGGATGCGGGGTCGAGGATATGGCACTAGTTCTAGACTGTTGCTCCACGATATCCACATGCTCTTAAATGAGTGTGGTCTCTCTCTGGCCACACATATCTATAGGGAGGTGAATGATGCTGGTGATTGGATGACATCCTTCACGGCTACAATTCTGGAGGCTTCACCCGGGTAAACCACGTGTCGGTGTCTTATCCTCCACGTGTTGACTGGAGGCTTCACCTGGGTTTCAGTTGGAACGGGGCTTTGTTTCTAACGGAGTGACCCAGGTttgaaacgcgcgggcgtcgattaaatacgGGGACCGGATGTCCCCCACCTGGTTTGTCCGTTGGAAATACTACTGGTCCTCTAGTACGAGGTGGTGTTGGGGTGACGTAGTCACATGCGGGTTCGCTTGTgctggtggggagggtatgagaaaCTTTTTACCTACATCAAATATTCCTTGGTGGGAGGGGGCccggtgggggctgctacgtggGTGGGGTTAATTCCACCCCCCCTCCTCTTTTTTgtccagcaaaaaaaaaagaaaaaaaaaggagaataaACACGAAACTTTGACTCTCAATTCCCCAGCAGCTCTTCTTTTTCATAACACACCAGGTTTCTTGAGGATTTGCAACAATTTTAGTGAAGGGGAACACATAATGCCTTCTGCCATTACCTTTTCTCTGATGACTTCTGGATGGCAACCAGTTGATGTTATTTGTTACCATTGTACTAGCTTCcaactaatttatttttcaatagaAGTGGCCTGCAGGCAATGGACTGCAGAGCGAAGGATAACCCTCACCAAAATACCAAATTTGCCAGTACAACCCCCAAAGAAACTTTAACAGATCGGTTAGCAATTtcattttacttatttattgctATTTCCTTAATATGAAGCTGTTGCATTAGTGCATGGATAAATCGGCAATTAAATCTAGCCTTTTGGTCTAATCATAATTTATCGTACCAGCCCAAACTAAATTGTATAAGATGTATTGTACCGTACCAGTTTGGCACTAGTATTACTGGTATCCGATATAAGCGGCATACTAATACTTGGTATGCCGAAAAGATCTTGTATCGTATCGTACCAACACAGTGTTAGTATGGCATCGGTACGAGATTCGGAACCGAGATGGCAAACCTTGAGTCTAATGCTCTGAATATATCGACATAGAATAGTTTCGATGTAGTAGATACTATACAAAATTTTACGACCTCAATGATCCAAAGCATAAAAAACATGCAAGATATTAAAACTGTATGCTGAATGCTTGTAGGATGAAGAAAGATCAAAGAAAAATCATAGAACATGTTTCCAGTAATTCTTATAGTTATCCATCAATAACACTATAACCTCAAAGAAAAGATAACCAAAAGCATAACAGTAAAGATAACAAGAAGCAAATGGCAGAGAATGCTGTCTTCAGTGAGCAATGTACATTGATTTTCTCTCTGAGCATAAAGGAAACATCCTTCTCTTTGCCAACTCTCTTGGCAAATGATAAACCACATAGCAACTTCCTGAAAGCTTTTACCAAGTAAGATCTATATCACTGCTTTTGTTTATTTGTCTCCACTGCCTTAAACATATAGCAAAGAGAATAAAACAATCGGGATTGGTTTTTCTGCCATAAACTACAAGAGAATGAAAGGGATACATACAACAATTCTGTTTTCTCGTTGAGCCATGTGACCTTCTAATGGTTAGGAAagacccaaaaaaagaaaaaaaaggcgaGATAAAGAAAACAGCAGATTACTCCAGCCAAGTGTTGCAGGCTGGTGGTGCGGCTTTGCCGTCCCTCTTTCAGGATATTTTGTTTTCCGACTTCTTTGGATGTAGATTAGTATGATTCATCCATCcaatcaaaaataataataaaaaaagaaaacaatggaGGCCGGTCCACCACGAAGCAAGACATGGAACAGAAAAGATTGGCCAATGTCTCCCTAAAGGAGATGGAGAGCTCTTCGAGAACATAATGGAAGACCTAATCCCATTCATTTCATCAGTCAGTCTGATATCAGCCATCAACTAAATAATCTTGCCTCCTGTATGCATGTCCCAAATACTGGCAGATGCTATGGAGCACAAATTATGTGTGCGGAAAACTAACAATCCAAATGCAaaccaaaatttagaaaattaccATCTGTTAACcagagatcctactagattctTCCAAAGATTGCTGATATTTCAGACAAATTTTAGTTCATGTAAGAAAACGCCACTCACCAGCATGTCAACACAAAAATCACATGCAAAACTGCAAGATGACAATGACAAGACAACTACAATTTCATCGGTTGCAATGGCTTCATATAAACTCACCGTGTCATATATTGTCCAATAGCCAGCCAAGTCGTAGTAACCAAACCGAGTAAAAAACCCCAGCATCCCACTAGCTTATCTCACAGTACAGTGGATGATAGTAACAAAATAGACTACCTGCTTGAGGTCCCCAGACAGAAGGAACGTAATACAGTttactcagtgtctgaaattgacATGTCAGGGAAGATGAAGCCAATAGCAGCAGCAGAATGGTCAAACACATCATGTGAAGTTGGATCTTGTTTCACTCGGCTCTTTCAGATAAGGGAGGACGTCAGCTCAGCAACATCTGACACCACTTGGTTGTAATCTGCCTGCAATTTTTCCTTCACCTCCTGCTCCAACTCTCCTTTGGTTGGTTTGGTTAGTATTAAGACACAGCAGGTAGGCCTCTTGGTTGCCCCAGCAGTGGCAAGATCCTAGAAAGGGGGAGAGAAGGGATCCCAGACAAGAAATGTGTCAGCAGACTCAACTAAATCTTATAACAGTCTTGCATGAAATACTGATAGAATGGTGAGATTCCATAATCAGGGATCACATTGCTTTCTATAGCACTACTTTTTACATGAAAAGGTTAAGGTGGCAGGTTCCTCAACAACCAATCAGAGGGAGGAAAGTGCAAAGTTGTTTGGTAATCATGTGACGCCCCTAGACAGTTTAGTTAAATTGATTGTGCTTTCTACATCATTAAAAAGAAGATTTTCTGCTGGCTTTAAATTGTATGTCTGTTTTAGGAAGGGCTGTGGAGCTTGTGCAAGTAGTAAATAACCCTGGATAAGTTGTTCAAGCCATTGGGTTGCGGTGACAATGGTGGAGATGAAATCTAGGATATGGAACAGGAATAGAAAGAAATATTACAATATGAAACAACTATATGCCAGCTAAATGAATGCTCTCTCTGGCGGACCTCAGAAATTGGTAAGAGGGTATATGGAATTTGGAGGTCAGTGTTTTACAAGTTCCTTGTAATGGTATAGGCAAACTGAATTGCCAAATTTTGAGGTTGAATAGAAGTCCTACTGTTTTAACTATCATATTCTACCAAGTTTCTAACAATTTTGCTTTTTCTTGATCCTACCAAACTTTTCTCCAACTTGGTAGGAATGCGCTCCTTGTATAAAAAATAGTATAAATAAACCAGAACTCTCATTCACCTAAATGGGAGTTACCTGTACCCCAGTCTTCTTTTGACTCCTTCGCCCATGCAtgtttaataaaaaagaaaaagatcaaaGGGCATCAACAAGATAACAACTAACCTCCTTTGAAGGGACATAGAGGTATGGAATATCAGCTTCCTCACATAATATAGGGACATGCGTGATTACATCAATTGGAGAAATGTTTCCTGCAATTATACACAACCTGCATGCACCAAATCAGTTCAGAATGTTAAAAAAGCCGTAAAATCAGTTTGAAGTGTTAGAAAAAGCTGTAAAacataaccataagaacatattACACCCTGACAACATCAAAACATAGAAAATTTAAATGCATGGAAATCTATTTAATACATTGACAAATTCAATTAGATCACTGATGTCGATCGACAAGACATGATATAGGAGTCTAGTATTCTCAGATTGTGTTTCTGCTCAAGTATCATACACCATATTGACATGTGCATCATAAAATGCAGTCCATGTTAGTCTAAAGACGCCATTTCAAACATTGGTCAGAACCTTTGGTAACTTTATAGCTCGGTTTCTATCCTCCCTAGTTTCTCGTGAATCTTGGCATATATACCAACAGCCATAGTCAGAATCAGTAGTGTGCACATGCTATTAATTTGTTGCACAACTTGGATGAATTTTGGGTGCATCATGTACGGTACCAGGATGCATAAATTCACTAATTATTCATTTTAGACACCAAAAAGTACCCAAAaattaatgaaaataaaaacGGCATC encodes the following:
- the LOC103722411 gene encoding H/ACA ribonucleoprotein complex subunit 2-like protein, translating into MGSDSETESRSIKERRNLISLAPIAKPLAGKKLRKRTLKLVRRASESKCLKRGVKEVVKSIRRGEKGLCIIAGNISPIDVITHVPILCEEADIPYLYVPSKEDLATAGATKRPTCCVLILTKPTKGELEQEVKEKLQADYNQVVSDVAELTSSLI